One region of Roseovarius faecimaris genomic DNA includes:
- a CDS encoding FAD-binding oxidoreductase, whose product MRILSGFPIVESNPVEHAAALPERADVVIVGGGVIGVMTAYFLARKGRRVVLLEKGRIAGEQSSRNWGWVRQTGRDAAELPVMVEANRLWPQLQRETNEDLGLEQSGLTYLAASQSKLAEYEEFIPLARMNGVDSRMLSGAEVAAMMPTATRRYAGALHTPSDYRAEPWIAVPGLARAAVRAGALIRENCAVRGLDIAAGQIAGVISEAGRVAADQVLVAGGAWSSLLLRRHGVKIPQLSVKNTVLATEPVADVYGGGAADDILAFRRRKDGGYTLAPEGFHEFYLGPDALRATRPFLRAFLRDPIGRSYWPAAPAGFPDGWTQSRRWSMEDASPFERMRILNPAPHAKTLRKLLADFQVLFPQLGAVRMQAAWAGMIDVMPDVVPIVDEVPDVPGLWIGTGMSGHGFGIGPAFGRILADLMSGGEAGHDMERFRFGRFTDGSKLVIGPGM is encoded by the coding sequence GTGCGGATATTGAGCGGATTTCCAATTGTCGAGAGCAACCCGGTCGAACACGCGGCGGCGCTGCCCGAGCGCGCCGATGTCGTGATCGTGGGCGGCGGTGTGATCGGGGTGATGACGGCCTATTTCCTGGCGCGCAAAGGGCGGCGTGTCGTGCTTCTGGAGAAGGGCCGGATCGCGGGCGAGCAATCGAGCCGCAACTGGGGCTGGGTCCGTCAGACCGGGCGGGATGCGGCCGAGCTTCCGGTGATGGTCGAGGCCAACCGGCTCTGGCCGCAATTGCAGCGCGAAACCAATGAGGATCTGGGGCTGGAGCAATCAGGCCTGACCTATCTTGCCGCGAGCCAGTCGAAACTGGCCGAGTATGAGGAGTTCATCCCGCTGGCCAGGATGAACGGGGTGGATAGCCGGATGCTGAGCGGCGCAGAGGTTGCCGCGATGATGCCCACCGCCACGCGCCGATATGCAGGGGCGTTGCACACCCCGTCGGATTATCGCGCCGAGCCGTGGATCGCGGTGCCGGGGCTGGCCCGGGCAGCGGTGCGCGCGGGCGCGCTGATCCGCGAGAATTGCGCGGTGCGCGGGCTTGATATCGCCGCCGGACAGATCGCCGGTGTCATAAGCGAAGCGGGCCGGGTGGCCGCGGATCAGGTTCTTGTCGCGGGGGGCGCGTGGTCTTCGCTGTTGCTGCGTCGGCATGGCGTCAAGATCCCGCAGCTGTCGGTCAAGAATACGGTTCTTGCAACCGAGCCGGTGGCAGATGTGTATGGCGGGGGCGCGGCGGATGATATTCTGGCGTTCCGGCGTCGCAAGGATGGCGGCTATACGCTTGCGCCTGAAGGCTTCCACGAGTTCTACCTTGGCCCCGACGCACTGCGCGCCACGAGACCGTTCCTGCGTGCATTCCTGCGCGATCCCATTGGCCGCAGCTATTGGCCTGCGGCACCTGCCGGGTTTCCGGATGGATGGACGCAATCGCGCCGCTGGTCGATGGAGGACGCGTCGCCCTTTGAGCGGATGCGCATCCTCAACCCGGCGCCGCATGCCAAGACCCTGCGCAAGCTGCTTGCCGATTTTCAGGTGCTGTTTCCGCAGCTTGGCGCAGTCAGGATGCAGGCGGCCTGGGCCGGGATGATCGACGTCATGCCCGATGTGGTGCCGATTGTGGATGAGGTGCCGGATGTGCCGGGGCTGTGGATCGGCACCGGCATGTCGGGGCATGGGTTTGGCATCGGCCCGGCCTTCGGGCGCATATTGGCGGACCTGATGAGCGGTGGCGAAGCCGGACATGATATGGAGCGTTTCCGGTTCGGGCGGTTCACGGACGGCTCGAAACTTGTGATAGGACCGGGGATGTGA
- a CDS encoding M20 aminoacylase family protein: MPVKNRFAELHDDITAWRRDMHEHPELLFDTHRTSALVEEKLRAFGCDEVITGIGRTGVVGVIKGRSDRSGKVVGLRADMDALPIEEATGLAYASKTPGKMHACGHDGHTAMLLGAAQYLAETRNFDGTAVIIFQPAEEGGGGGREMCKDGLMDRFGIQEVYGMHNWPGMPVGQFAIRPGPFFAASDWFDIEIVGKGGHAAKPQETVDPIVMASQLISAFQTIASRNADPVEQLVISVTSVSTSSNAYNVIPQVAKMHGTVRTLSARMRDLAETRMQALCDAIGAGFGGEVRFSYTRSYPVMENHDAQTAFAADVARSVAGACDEAPLIMGGEDFAFMLEERPGAYILVGNGDTAMVHHPEYNFNDEAIPAGCSWWAEIIEQRMPV; encoded by the coding sequence ATGCCCGTAAAGAACCGATTTGCCGAACTGCACGACGACATCACCGCCTGGCGGCGCGATATGCATGAGCACCCCGAGCTGCTGTTCGATACGCATCGCACAAGCGCGCTGGTTGAGGAAAAGCTACGCGCCTTTGGCTGTGACGAAGTGATTACCGGTATTGGCCGCACCGGCGTTGTCGGCGTGATCAAGGGACGCTCGGATCGGTCAGGCAAGGTGGTCGGGCTGCGCGCGGATATGGATGCGCTGCCGATCGAAGAGGCGACGGGGCTGGCCTATGCCTCGAAAACACCGGGCAAAATGCATGCCTGCGGACATGACGGGCATACCGCGATGCTGCTTGGCGCGGCGCAATACCTGGCCGAGACGCGCAATTTCGACGGCACGGCAGTGATCATCTTTCAGCCCGCCGAAGAGGGCGGTGGCGGGGGCCGGGAGATGTGCAAAGACGGGCTTATGGACCGGTTCGGCATCCAGGAGGTTTATGGCATGCACAACTGGCCTGGCATGCCGGTCGGGCAGTTCGCGATCCGCCCGGGACCTTTCTTTGCCGCGTCCGACTGGTTTGACATCGAGATCGTCGGCAAGGGCGGGCATGCGGCCAAACCGCAGGAGACGGTGGACCCGATCGTGATGGCCAGCCAGCTCATCAGCGCGTTCCAGACCATTGCCAGCCGCAATGCCGACCCGGTCGAGCAGCTGGTGATCTCCGTGACATCGGTGAGCACCTCGTCGAACGCCTATAATGTCATACCACAGGTTGCCAAGATGCATGGCACGGTGCGCACCCTGAGCGCCCGCATGCGCGATCTGGCCGAGACGCGCATGCAGGCGCTGTGCGACGCGATCGGCGCGGGATTTGGCGGGGAGGTGCGGTTCAGCTACACCCGCAGCTATCCGGTGATGGAAAACCACGATGCGCAGACTGCGTTTGCGGCGGATGTGGCGCGCAGCGTGGCCGGCGCTTGCGACGAGGCGCCGCTGATCATGGGCGGAGAGGATTTCGCCTTCATGCTCGAAGAACGGCCCGGTGCCTATATCCTTGTCGGCAACGGTGACACGGCGATGGTCCATCACCCGGAATACAATTTCAACGACGAGGCGATCCCGGCGGGTTGTTCCTGGTGGGCGGAAATCATCGAGCAGCGGATGCCTGTGTGA
- a CDS encoding glycosyltransferase family 4 protein, with translation MPEVIVTNFNRNFTGVSATAAGVVRQQARTRDLALVGHPLPGCPDPISLAEARRQSRTPPPGRPFTIWHVRRNTEMRAALWARDVLRLPIRIVFTSAAQRRHSAFPRWLISRMDAVIATTEAAATFVPHVRAVVPHGVDCAAFTPAGDRAAAWAGTGYPGAAGIATIGRIRPEKGTDRFVKAMLNLLPDHPDLTALVIGRAAPSDQNFLNDLKSQIAEAHLSDRLLFPGEIPAQRLPALLRALSAVVQLPRYEGYGMAPLEAMASGVPFVATDAGYYRSFTSQGRAGLIVPEDDPEAAAIALSDMLTDKARHTRMARDARSTAETHFSIQAEADGITAVYDQLWSES, from the coding sequence ATGCCCGAGGTAATCGTCACCAATTTCAACCGGAACTTCACCGGCGTGTCTGCGACAGCCGCCGGTGTCGTGCGCCAGCAAGCCAGAACGCGCGATCTTGCACTTGTGGGCCACCCCTTGCCCGGCTGCCCAGATCCGATCTCTTTGGCCGAAGCACGCCGCCAGTCGCGCACACCGCCGCCTGGCCGTCCCTTCACCATCTGGCACGTCCGCCGCAATACCGAAATGCGCGCGGCCCTCTGGGCACGGGACGTGCTTCGCCTGCCCATCCGCATCGTTTTCACCTCCGCCGCGCAGCGTCGGCACTCGGCCTTCCCCCGCTGGCTTATCAGCCGGATGGATGCCGTCATCGCCACCACGGAGGCCGCCGCGACCTTCGTGCCGCATGTGCGCGCCGTGGTCCCGCACGGGGTGGATTGCGCGGCATTCACTCCGGCAGGGGACCGCGCCGCCGCGTGGGCAGGCACCGGCTATCCTGGTGCGGCGGGCATCGCCACCATCGGACGCATCCGTCCCGAGAAAGGCACCGATCGCTTCGTCAAGGCCATGCTGAACCTGTTGCCGGATCATCCTGATCTGACCGCGCTGGTGATTGGCCGCGCAGCACCTTCCGATCAGAATTTTCTCAACGATCTCAAATCACAGATCGCCGAAGCTCATCTTTCGGACCGCCTGCTCTTTCCCGGTGAAATCCCCGCGCAACGGCTCCCCGCCCTCCTGCGCGCGCTCAGCGCTGTGGTGCAACTGCCGCGCTATGAGGGCTATGGCATGGCCCCGCTCGAAGCCATGGCCAGCGGCGTGCCCTTCGTGGCCACCGATGCGGGGTATTATCGCAGCTTCACGTCCCAGGGCCGCGCAGGCCTGATCGTGCCCGAAGATGACCCTGAAGCAGCGGCCATCGCCCTGTCCGACATGCTCACCGACAAGGCGCGCCATACCCGGATGGCGCGCGATGCCCGCAGCACGGCCGAGACGCATTTCTCCATCCAGGCCGAAGCCGATGGCATCACCGCTGTCTACGACCAGCTCTGGTCAGAGAGCTGA
- a CDS encoding 3-deoxy-D-manno-octulosonic acid transferase gives MTRPSPSALVRLYGGVASLVAPLALRGAVAKLKVHGVDPKRFSERKGIATLPRPEGGLIWFHAASVGESLSVLRLIEHLGVVHPELHFLITSGTATSAEILSRRLPARTRHQFAPLDSALYMRRFLDHWQPDAAVFVESEFWPNMLRETASRAIPLALLNARVSKRSAEKWKKAARTSRYLLGLFTMIHCQDAATAAYMAELGRPDARQGQNLKSISGPLPYDKAELRRMQQVLQGRPLWLASSTHPGEDEIMLSAHQALLPEFPGLLLILVPRHPERAPDIEVMIADHRLRGQRRSLGAQINGDTQVYLADTLGETGLWYALSPITCICGSFTPVGGHNPYEPAHAGSALLHGPLYANFAQVYEDLDAAGAAREVHDAAALENALRDDLNHPSALQQRRNNARAFVQDQAEALKTLGQELSNALSLGL, from the coding sequence ATGACACGCCCGAGCCCGTCTGCTCTGGTCCGCCTTTATGGCGGAGTGGCCAGCTTGGTTGCTCCTCTGGCGCTGCGTGGGGCAGTGGCAAAGCTCAAGGTACATGGCGTTGATCCCAAAAGATTTTCAGAACGCAAAGGCATCGCCACCCTGCCCCGCCCCGAGGGGGGGCTGATCTGGTTTCATGCAGCTTCGGTGGGGGAAAGCCTTTCGGTTCTGCGCCTGATCGAGCATCTCGGTGTCGTCCACCCTGAATTGCATTTCCTGATCACGTCGGGCACTGCCACCTCCGCCGAGATCCTGTCTCGCCGTTTGCCCGCGCGCACCCGGCACCAGTTTGCGCCGCTCGACAGTGCCCTCTACATGCGACGGTTTCTCGATCACTGGCAACCCGATGCCGCCGTTTTTGTCGAGAGCGAGTTCTGGCCCAACATGCTGCGCGAAACCGCGAGCCGGGCGATCCCTCTGGCGCTTTTGAATGCGCGCGTGTCGAAGCGTTCTGCCGAGAAGTGGAAAAAGGCCGCCCGGACGTCGCGCTACCTGCTCGGCCTGTTCACGATGATCCATTGCCAGGATGCCGCAACAGCCGCTTACATGGCCGAACTAGGCCGTCCGGATGCCCGTCAGGGCCAAAACCTCAAGTCAATCTCCGGCCCCCTGCCCTATGACAAAGCGGAACTCAGGCGCATGCAGCAAGTGCTCCAGGGACGCCCGCTCTGGCTTGCCAGTTCCACCCATCCGGGCGAGGACGAGATCATGCTCAGCGCCCACCAGGCGCTGCTGCCCGAGTTTCCGGGCCTCTTGCTGATCCTCGTGCCACGCCATCCCGAGCGCGCGCCGGACATCGAGGTGATGATCGCCGACCATCGGCTTCGCGGCCAACGGCGGTCGCTGGGCGCGCAGATCAATGGCGACACCCAGGTTTATCTTGCCGATACGCTGGGCGAGACCGGTCTTTGGTATGCCCTCAGCCCAATCACCTGCATTTGTGGCTCGTTCACCCCCGTCGGCGGACATAATCCATACGAGCCCGCCCACGCCGGATCGGCTCTTTTGCACGGCCCGCTTTATGCCAATTTTGCGCAGGTCTATGAGGATTTGGACGCAGCCGGTGCTGCTCGTGAGGTGCATGATGCTGCAGCACTCGAAAACGCATTGCGCGACGACCTGAACCATCCGAGCGCCCTTCAGCAGCGTCGCAACAATGCGCGCGCCTTCGTACAAGATCAGGCAGAGGCGCTGAAAACACTGGGGCAAGAGCTTTCCAATGCCCTTTCGCTCGGGCTATGA
- the moaA gene encoding GTP 3',8-cyclase MoaA, with product MTAPLIDPFQRAISYLRVSVTDRCDFRCVYCMSENMTFLPKKELLTLEELDRMCTAFVDMGVEKLRITGGEPLVRRGIMTFFNAMTRHLDSGALKELTLTTNGSQMERFAAELYAAGVRRVNISLDTLDEKKFADITRWGRLPQVLKGIDAAQEAGLRVKINVVALKGFNEDELFEIVEWCESRDMDLTFIEVMPMGDIGNEDRLDQYWKLSDLRARLAEQYTLTELAERTGGPARYVRLEETGQKIGFITPLTHNFCESCNRVRLTCTGELYMCLGQEDMADLRPALRNHPNDDAPLHAAIREAITRKPKGHDFDYSRQTVDGRVSRHMSHTGG from the coding sequence ATGACAGCACCTCTTATCGACCCCTTTCAGCGCGCCATCTCGTATCTGCGCGTTTCGGTAACGGACCGTTGCGATTTTCGCTGCGTCTATTGCATGTCCGAGAACATGACCTTTCTGCCCAAGAAAGAGCTTCTGACGCTGGAAGAACTGGACCGCATGTGCACCGCCTTTGTCGATATGGGTGTGGAAAAGCTCCGTATCACCGGCGGGGAGCCTCTCGTGCGGCGCGGGATCATGACGTTTTTCAACGCGATGACCCGGCATCTGGACAGCGGCGCGCTCAAAGAGCTGACGCTGACAACGAACGGCAGCCAGATGGAGCGGTTTGCCGCCGAGCTTTATGCAGCAGGCGTGCGGCGGGTGAACATCTCTCTCGATACGCTGGATGAGAAAAAATTCGCCGATATCACCCGCTGGGGCCGCCTTCCGCAGGTGCTCAAAGGCATCGACGCGGCGCAGGAGGCGGGTCTTCGGGTCAAGATCAACGTCGTGGCGCTCAAGGGTTTCAACGAGGACGAGCTTTTTGAGATCGTCGAATGGTGCGAAAGCCGCGATATGGATCTGACCTTCATCGAGGTCATGCCGATGGGCGACATCGGCAACGAAGACCGGCTGGATCAGTATTGGAAGCTGAGCGACCTGCGCGCACGTCTGGCCGAACAGTATACGCTGACCGAACTGGCCGAACGCACCGGCGGCCCTGCCCGCTATGTGCGGCTGGAAGAGACCGGGCAGAAGATCGGGTTCATCACGCCGCTGACGCATAATTTCTGCGAAAGTTGCAACCGTGTGCGGCTGACCTGTACGGGCGAGCTTTACATGTGCCTCGGTCAGGAGGATATGGCCGATCTGCGCCCGGCCCTGCGCAATCATCCAAATGACGATGCGCCGCTTCATGCCGCCATCCGGGAGGCGATTACCCGCAAACCCAAGGGCCATGATTTCGACTATTCGCGTCAGACCGTCGATGGCCGTGTTTCGCGCCACATGAGCCATACCGGCGGCTGA